The following are encoded together in the Carettochelys insculpta isolate YL-2023 chromosome 24, ASM3395843v1, whole genome shotgun sequence genome:
- the FAM167B gene encoding protein FAM167B isoform X2, with translation MSFCHLQFKELGEEESNSDKESLDGLKALTAKLKLQTRRPSYLAWKARVQSQSWRNGVQEGTVGELKEDLGREVFLEGNRADGPAGSICGFATMDDALEWLRKELEMQAMDHQLARQLMRLRGRIHQLKMEQACHQHKEMLDDATFGLEGCEEDSDLLCNIPPKATFWLSTPLKHIGVTRMNINSRRFSLS, from the exons ATGTCCTTCTGCCACCTGCAGTTCAAGGAGCTGGGAGAAGAGGAGTCGAACTCAGACAAGGAGAGCCTGGACGGCCTGAAGGCTCTGACAGCCAAGCTGAAGCTGCAGACCAGGAGGCCGTCCTACCTGGCGTGGAAGGCCCGAGTGCAGAGCCAGTCCTGGAGGAATGGGGTCCAGGAGGGAACCGTTGGTGAACTGAAGGAGGATCTGGGCAGGGAGGTTTTTCTGGAGGGGAATCGAGCTGACGGGCCAGCTGGGAGCATCTGTGGGTTTGCCACCATGGATGATGCGCTGGAGTGGCTCAGGAAGGAGCTG GAGATGCAGGCGATGGATCACCAGCTGGCGCGGCAGCTGATGCGGCTGCGGGGACGGATCCACCAGCTGAAGATGGAGCAGGCCTGCCACCAGCACAAGGAGATGCTGGACGATGCCACCTTCGGCCTGGAGGGCTGCGAGGAGGACTCGGACCTGCTCTGCAACATTCCCCCCAAGGCCACCTTCTGGCTCTCCACCCCGCTCAAGCACATCGGGGTCACACGCATGAACATCAATTCCCGGCGTTTCTCCCTCTcctga
- the FAM167B gene encoding protein FAM167B isoform X1 translates to MSFCHLQFKELGEEESNSDKESLDGLKALTAKLKLQTRRPSYLAWKARVQSQSWRNGVQEGTVGELKEDLGREVFLEGNRADGPAGSICGFATMDDALEWLRKELQEMQAMDHQLARQLMRLRGRIHQLKMEQACHQHKEMLDDATFGLEGCEEDSDLLCNIPPKATFWLSTPLKHIGVTRMNINSRRFSLS, encoded by the exons ATGTCCTTCTGCCACCTGCAGTTCAAGGAGCTGGGAGAAGAGGAGTCGAACTCAGACAAGGAGAGCCTGGACGGCCTGAAGGCTCTGACAGCCAAGCTGAAGCTGCAGACCAGGAGGCCGTCCTACCTGGCGTGGAAGGCCCGAGTGCAGAGCCAGTCCTGGAGGAATGGGGTCCAGGAGGGAACCGTTGGTGAACTGAAGGAGGATCTGGGCAGGGAGGTTTTTCTGGAGGGGAATCGAGCTGACGGGCCAGCTGGGAGCATCTGTGGGTTTGCCACCATGGATGATGCGCTGGAGTGGCTCAGGAAGGAGCTG CAGGAGATGCAGGCGATGGATCACCAGCTGGCGCGGCAGCTGATGCGGCTGCGGGGACGGATCCACCAGCTGAAGATGGAGCAGGCCTGCCACCAGCACAAGGAGATGCTGGACGATGCCACCTTCGGCCTGGAGGGCTGCGAGGAGGACTCGGACCTGCTCTGCAACATTCCCCCCAAGGCCACCTTCTGGCTCTCCACCCCGCTCAAGCACATCGGGGTCACACGCATGAACATCAATTCCCGGCGTTTCTCCCTCTcctga